In a single window of the Streptomyces sp. NBC_00285 genome:
- a CDS encoding ABC transporter ATP-binding protein — translation MTPHADEAVSCTGLAYTFGETTAVDGLDLTVEQGEVFGLLGPNGAGKTTAIRCITTLLPVPAGMVRVFGRDTAQDAMAVRRLLGYVPQQLSADANLTGRENVALFARVFDVARKERAERVGQALAAVDLTDAADRLAGTYSGGMVRRLELAQALVSAPRLLILDEPTIGLDPIARTGVWEHINAVREATGMTVLVTTHYMDEADQYCDRVGLMHRGRIRALGTSAELRRGLAESRGTDALPSLEDVFRDVAGSGLEDEGGDFRDVRSTRRTANRVG, via the coding sequence ATGACACCGCACGCCGACGAAGCCGTGAGCTGCACGGGGCTCGCTTACACCTTCGGTGAGACGACGGCCGTGGACGGACTGGACCTGACCGTCGAACAGGGCGAGGTCTTCGGACTGCTCGGCCCCAACGGCGCCGGCAAGACCACCGCCATCCGCTGCATCACCACCCTGCTCCCCGTCCCGGCGGGCATGGTCCGGGTCTTCGGCCGTGACACCGCCCAGGACGCGATGGCTGTACGGCGTCTGCTCGGTTACGTCCCGCAGCAGCTGTCCGCCGACGCCAACCTGACCGGTCGGGAGAACGTCGCCCTGTTCGCCCGCGTCTTCGACGTGGCCCGAAAGGAACGCGCCGAACGCGTCGGTCAGGCCCTCGCCGCGGTCGACCTCACCGACGCTGCCGACCGGCTCGCGGGCACCTACTCCGGCGGCATGGTCCGCCGGCTGGAGCTCGCCCAGGCCCTGGTCAGCGCGCCGCGGCTGCTGATCCTCGACGAACCGACCATCGGCCTCGACCCGATCGCCCGCACCGGCGTGTGGGAGCACATCAACGCCGTACGCGAGGCGACCGGCATGACCGTCCTGGTGACCACCCACTACATGGACGAGGCCGACCAGTACTGCGACCGCGTCGGTCTGATGCACCGGGGCCGCATCCGCGCCCTCGGTACCTCCGCCGAGCTCAGACGCGGACTCGCCGAGAGCCGCGGCACAGACGCCCTGCCGAGCCTGGAGGACGTCTTCCGTGACGTCGCCGGCAGCGGACTCGAGGACGAGGGAGGGGATTTCCGCGATGTCCGAAGCACCCGCCGCACCGCCAACCGTGTCGGCTGA
- a CDS encoding MarR family winged helix-turn-helix transcriptional regulator gives MDEQTLPEELADALVGVQRLLRRRLRAGLTAPRLRGAEVELLRLVESRPGIGVSDAAKELYLAGNSVSTLVNQLVRGGHLIRETDPADRRAARLLLTDKAETRLRDWKQRRIALVGRQVARLDEADQEALRAALPALRALAVNLHEEAEES, from the coding sequence GTGGACGAACAGACCCTCCCGGAAGAGCTGGCCGACGCACTGGTCGGCGTCCAGCGGCTGCTCAGGCGCAGACTGCGCGCCGGACTGACCGCACCGCGGCTGCGCGGCGCCGAGGTCGAGCTGCTGCGCCTTGTCGAGTCGCGGCCGGGAATCGGCGTCTCCGACGCCGCCAAGGAGCTGTACCTCGCCGGAAACTCCGTGTCGACCCTGGTCAACCAGCTGGTCAGGGGGGGACACCTGATCCGTGAGACAGACCCCGCCGACCGGCGCGCCGCCCGTCTGCTGCTCACCGACAAGGCCGAGACGCGACTGCGTGACTGGAAGCAGCGCCGGATCGCACTCGTCGGACGGCAGGTCGCCCGGCTCGACGAGGCCGACCAGGAGGCCCTGCGTGCCGCACTCCCGGCGCTGCGCGCGCTCGCCGTCAATCTGCACGAGGAGGCCGAGGAGTCATGA
- a CDS encoding RNA polymerase sigma factor SigF, whose translation MPVATRTKSHPHDDAPDTNEAFERLARLPDGPARKALRDELIELWLPMAERIAVRFRGRGESLEDLYQVAALGLVKAVDHYDPARGSAFEAYAVPTVTGEIKRHFRDHMWTLHVPRRVQDLRNRVRQASKELSQTISGRAPTIAEIAERAQLTEDEVRTGAEALECFSALSLEAEMPGTDGYALADALGGPDPGYDVIVDRVAARPALEALPERERTILYLRFFRGMTQSGIAETLGISQMHVSRLLSTCFAQLREEVLTDAG comes from the coding sequence ATGCCGGTCGCCACCAGAACGAAGTCTCATCCCCACGACGACGCCCCCGACACGAATGAGGCCTTCGAGCGCCTGGCACGGCTGCCCGACGGCCCGGCGCGCAAGGCGCTGCGGGACGAGCTGATCGAGCTGTGGCTCCCCATGGCCGAGCGCATCGCCGTCCGGTTCCGGGGCCGCGGGGAATCCCTCGAGGACCTCTACCAGGTGGCCGCCCTCGGCCTCGTCAAGGCTGTCGACCACTACGACCCGGCACGGGGCAGCGCCTTCGAGGCGTACGCGGTGCCGACCGTGACCGGTGAGATCAAACGGCACTTCCGCGACCACATGTGGACGCTGCACGTACCGCGCCGGGTGCAGGATCTGCGCAACCGGGTCCGGCAGGCCTCGAAGGAGCTCTCCCAGACCATCTCCGGCCGGGCCCCCACGATCGCCGAGATCGCCGAGCGGGCACAGCTGACCGAGGACGAGGTGCGCACTGGCGCGGAGGCCCTGGAGTGCTTCTCGGCGCTGTCGCTGGAGGCCGAGATGCCGGGCACCGACGGCTACGCCCTGGCCGACGCGCTCGGCGGCCCTGACCCCGGCTACGACGTGATCGTCGACCGCGTGGCCGCCAGACCCGCTCTGGAAGCCCTTCCGGAGCGCGAGCGGACCATCCTGTACCTGCGTTTCTTCCGCGGCATGACACAGAGCGGCATCGCCGAAACGCTCGGCATCTCGCAGATGCATGTCTCCCGGCTGCTCAGCACGTGCTTCGCCCAGCTGCGCGAGGAGGTCCTGACCGACGCCGGCTGA
- a CDS encoding ANTAR domain-containing protein, with product MSAAPNEPADESQRVFELQEQVDQMKEAIASHAVVDQAIGMVVALGRVTPDLGWEVLKDVSQHTNIKLRNVSELILIWGRTGEMPPEVRARLEEALDRHGPTQIPGAPSE from the coding sequence GTGTCAGCCGCACCGAACGAGCCCGCCGACGAGTCGCAGCGGGTCTTCGAGCTTCAGGAGCAGGTCGACCAGATGAAGGAGGCCATCGCCTCCCACGCTGTCGTGGACCAGGCCATCGGCATGGTCGTCGCACTGGGCAGAGTCACTCCGGACCTGGGCTGGGAAGTGCTGAAAGACGTCTCCCAGCACACCAACATCAAGCTGCGCAACGTCTCGGAACTGATCCTCATCTGGGGACGCACGGGAGAGATGCCTCCCGAGGTCCGGGCCCGACTCGAAGAGGCCCTCGACCGCCACGGCCCGACGCAGATCCCGGGGGCACCGTCGGAGTGA
- a CDS encoding VOC family protein, protein MNHTPRRPTATADAVSTHHVFGAPCWVSLTSRDQQATESFYGAVLGWEWQSVELGERFRVALVDGTPVAGIAAVASMWQMAVAWTPYFAVPSADEAAARVQERGGTLAVGPLSFPPGRAALLSDRDGATFGVWEGELFAGWEVWRHAQPAFVRLHTRDAFDAAIFYGEVLDWATERPGCCEVHYEGGEVVLRSGGDIVARIESGALGSAPDPTIRPHWQVHFAVTDVAACAKAAEAHGGSVLSQNDDEAVLHDPDGARFTVTSRRAR, encoded by the coding sequence ATGAACCACACCCCGAGACGACCCACCGCGACCGCCGACGCCGTCTCCACGCACCATGTCTTCGGCGCCCCGTGCTGGGTGAGCCTGACCAGCCGCGACCAGCAGGCCACGGAGAGCTTCTACGGGGCTGTCCTCGGGTGGGAGTGGCAGTCGGTCGAGCTGGGCGAACGCTTCCGGGTCGCGCTGGTGGACGGTACGCCGGTCGCCGGTATCGCGGCGGTTGCGTCGATGTGGCAGATGGCGGTGGCCTGGACGCCGTACTTCGCGGTGCCCAGCGCCGACGAGGCCGCGGCCCGGGTGCAGGAGCGCGGCGGCACCCTGGCGGTCGGCCCGCTGTCCTTCCCGCCCGGCCGGGCGGCCCTGCTGTCCGACCGTGACGGGGCGACCTTCGGCGTCTGGGAGGGCGAGCTCTTCGCCGGCTGGGAGGTGTGGCGCCACGCCCAGCCGGCCTTCGTCCGGCTGCACACGCGCGACGCTTTCGACGCCGCTATCTTCTACGGGGAGGTCCTCGACTGGGCCACGGAACGCCCCGGCTGCTGCGAGGTCCACTACGAGGGCGGCGAAGTGGTGCTGCGCAGCGGGGGCGACATCGTGGCCCGCATCGAGTCGGGGGCGCTGGGATCGGCCCCCGATCCCACGATCCGGCCGCACTGGCAGGTCCACTTCGCGGTGACGGACGTGGCGGCCTGCGCCAAAGCCGCGGAAGCCCACGGCGGCAGCGTGCTGTCGCAGAACGACGACGAGGCCGTCCTCCACGACCCCGACGGCGCCCGGTTCACGGTGACCTCGCGCCGCGCGCGCTGA
- the glgX gene encoding glycogen debranching protein GlgX, with amino-acid sequence MPAWSGRPYPLGASFDGEGTNFALFSEVAEHVELVLVDEKGTHDGVPLTEADGFVWHGYLPGVGPGQRYGYRVHGPWQPELGHRCDPAKLLLDPYAKAVDGCTDNDPSLRTPEADSAGHTMLGVVTDPAFDWGEDRPPGRPYADSVIYEAHVRGLTRTHPGVPPELRGTYAGLAHPAVIDHLTSLGVTAVELMPVHQFVQDGVLQDRGLANYWGYNTIGFFAPHNDYAAHGSRGQQVTEFKAMVKALHAAGLEVILDVVYNHTAEGNEKGPTLSFRGIDNASYYRLVDGDWGHYYDTTGTGNSLLMRHPYVLQLIMDSLRYWVTEMHVDGFRFDLAATLARQFHEVDRLSAFFDLIQQDPVISRVKLIAEPWDVGEGGYQVGNFPPLWSEWNGKYRDAVRDFWRAEPHTLGEFASRLTGSSDLYQHSRRRPRASVNFVTAHDGFTLRDLVSYNDKRNEANGEGGRDGESANRSWNCGAEGDTDDPAVLDLRARQQRNFLATLLLSQGIPMLCHGDELGRTQRGNNNAYCQDNDISWIDWSLTGEQRELARFTGQVIALRAAHPVLRRRRFFRGETVTHAGQPLPDLVWLLPDAGEMAEADWQRSDAHSVGVFLNGDAIAEPDPRGRRVVDDSFLLLLNGYWEPVEFRLPDRTYGERWTTRLDTAEPQGADESEHKAGTTMTVEARSLVLLSRPSHEAG; translated from the coding sequence GTGCCCGCGTGGAGTGGGCGCCCCTACCCGCTGGGCGCCTCCTTCGACGGCGAGGGCACCAACTTCGCGCTGTTCAGCGAGGTCGCCGAGCATGTCGAGCTGGTGCTGGTCGACGAGAAGGGCACCCACGACGGCGTCCCGCTGACCGAGGCCGACGGATTCGTGTGGCACGGCTACCTGCCGGGGGTCGGGCCGGGGCAGCGGTACGGCTATCGGGTGCACGGGCCCTGGCAGCCCGAGCTCGGCCACCGGTGCGATCCGGCGAAGCTGCTCCTCGACCCGTACGCCAAAGCGGTGGACGGCTGCACGGACAACGACCCCTCGCTCCGCACCCCCGAGGCCGACAGCGCCGGGCACACCATGCTCGGCGTGGTCACCGACCCGGCCTTCGACTGGGGGGAGGACCGGCCACCCGGACGGCCGTACGCCGACAGCGTGATCTACGAGGCGCACGTCCGGGGCCTCACTCGCACCCACCCGGGCGTCCCGCCCGAGCTGCGGGGCACCTACGCCGGTCTCGCCCATCCCGCCGTGATCGACCATCTGACCTCGCTCGGCGTGACCGCTGTGGAGCTGATGCCGGTGCACCAGTTCGTGCAGGACGGGGTGCTCCAGGACCGCGGCCTCGCCAACTACTGGGGCTACAACACGATCGGCTTCTTCGCACCCCACAACGACTACGCCGCCCACGGCAGCCGCGGGCAGCAGGTCACCGAGTTCAAGGCCATGGTGAAGGCGCTGCACGCGGCCGGCCTCGAAGTCATCCTCGACGTGGTCTACAACCACACGGCCGAGGGCAACGAGAAGGGCCCCACGCTCTCCTTCCGGGGCATCGACAACGCCTCCTACTACCGGCTGGTGGACGGCGACTGGGGGCACTACTACGACACCACGGGCACCGGGAACAGCCTGCTGATGCGGCACCCCTACGTCCTGCAGCTGATCATGGACTCGCTGCGGTACTGGGTCACGGAGATGCACGTCGACGGTTTCCGTTTCGACCTCGCGGCCACATTGGCCCGGCAGTTCCACGAGGTGGACCGGCTGTCGGCGTTCTTCGACCTCATCCAGCAGGACCCGGTGATCAGCCGCGTCAAGCTGATCGCCGAGCCGTGGGACGTGGGTGAGGGCGGCTACCAGGTCGGCAACTTCCCTCCCCTGTGGTCGGAGTGGAACGGCAAGTACCGGGACGCGGTACGGGACTTCTGGCGCGCCGAGCCGCACACGCTCGGCGAGTTCGCGTCCCGGCTGACGGGCTCCTCCGACCTGTACCAGCACAGCCGGCGCCGTCCGCGCGCCAGCGTCAACTTCGTGACCGCGCACGACGGTTTCACTTTGCGCGACCTCGTCTCGTACAACGACAAGCGCAACGAGGCCAACGGGGAGGGCGGCCGCGACGGCGAGTCCGCCAACCGGTCCTGGAACTGCGGGGCCGAGGGAGACACCGACGACCCGGCCGTGCTCGACCTGCGCGCCCGCCAGCAGCGCAACTTCCTGGCCACCCTGCTGCTCTCGCAGGGCATTCCGATGCTCTGCCACGGCGACGAACTAGGCCGCACCCAGCGCGGCAACAACAACGCCTACTGCCAGGACAACGACATCTCCTGGATCGACTGGAGCCTGACCGGGGAGCAGCGTGAACTCGCCCGGTTCACCGGGCAGGTGATCGCCCTGCGTGCCGCGCACCCCGTCCTGCGCAGGCGCCGCTTCTTCCGCGGCGAGACCGTGACCCACGCGGGGCAGCCCCTGCCCGACCTGGTCTGGCTGCTGCCGGACGCCGGCGAGATGGCCGAGGCGGACTGGCAGCGCTCCGACGCGCACTCGGTCGGCGTCTTCCTCAACGGCGATGCCATCGCCGAACCCGACCCGCGCGGGCGCCGGGTGGTCGACGACTCGTTCCTGCTTCTGCTGAACGGCTACTGGGAACCCGTCGAGTTCCGGCTGCCGGACCGCACCTACGGCGAACGCTGGACGACTCGGCTCGACACGGCCGAGCCGCAGGGCGCCGACGAGTCCGAGCACAAGGCCGGCACCACGATGACCGTCGAGGCGCGCAGTCTGGTCCTGCTGTCCCGTCCCTCTCACGAGGCCGGGTGA
- a CDS encoding pep a2 produces the protein MKTAVPCYYHLDVEVSPERVGQVRRILAAHLRLWDLETLVEPVCRGAVLLLKAIDEHATDKNTSIELWWNGQHLITAVAENDCDLRPDLDLRACLGRIAAMSDGWGCCATETGSKVIWFSQRARSGERVPRVPTVPAPDLREVLQVPRAMPVAALAVGAADGGS, from the coding sequence ATGAAGACCGCAGTGCCCTGCTACTACCACCTCGACGTGGAGGTCAGCCCGGAACGGGTCGGGCAGGTCAGGCGCATCCTGGCCGCCCACCTACGGCTCTGGGACCTGGAGACCCTGGTCGAGCCCGTCTGTCGTGGTGCCGTCCTGCTGCTGAAGGCCATCGACGAGCACGCGACGGACAAGAACACCTCGATCGAACTGTGGTGGAACGGCCAGCACCTGATCACCGCCGTCGCCGAGAACGACTGCGACCTGCGCCCGGACCTGGATCTCCGTGCGTGCCTCGGACGCATCGCCGCGATGAGCGACGGCTGGGGATGCTGTGCCACGGAGACCGGCAGCAAGGTCATCTGGTTCTCGCAGCGGGCCCGTTCGGGTGAGCGGGTGCCACGAGTGCCGACGGTTCCAGCGCCCGACCTGAGGGAGGTGCTTCAGGTGCCGCGCGCGATGCCGGTCGCGGCCCTGGCCGTCGGTGCCGCCGACGGCGGGAGCTGA
- a CDS encoding DUF5133 domain-containing protein → MLLPAKVEVARQLRRYRAQERVMLASPADRTVRSIFEDAGYTLCVLMGKRCAREAADAAERYLRSSVVTYLQEQSDLPRSDAAARRGPPRAAERSPAGR, encoded by the coding sequence ATGCTGCTACCGGCCAAAGTTGAGGTCGCCCGGCAACTGCGGCGGTATCGCGCCCAGGAGCGCGTGATGCTGGCCTCCCCCGCCGACCGCACCGTCAGGAGCATCTTCGAGGACGCGGGCTACACCTTGTGCGTCCTGATGGGCAAGCGCTGCGCCCGCGAGGCCGCCGACGCGGCCGAGCGCTATCTGCGCAGCAGCGTGGTGACGTATCTCCAGGAGCAGAGTGACCTCCCGCGTTCGGACGCCGCCGCCAGACGGGGACCACCGCGAGCCGCAGAACGTTCCCCCGCGGGGAGGTAA
- a CDS encoding alpha-1,4-glucan--maltose-1-phosphate maltosyltransferase produces the protein MSSTPVIGRIPVRDVRPAVESGRRPAKAVVGETFEVTATVFREGHDAVAANVVLTDPEGRHSPWTPMREQAPGTDRWGAEVTPDVEGHWTYRVEAWSDPVSTWRHTARIKVPAGLDTGLVLEEGAELYAHAAAGVPEGPQRVVLLAAAKTLADDSLPVATRLAGALTPAVDAVLARYPLRELITASETLPLLVERERALFGSWYEFFPRSEGTPEQPHGTFRTAARRLPAIAAMGFDVVYLPPIHPIGTTFRKGRNNTLSAGPEDVGVPWAIGSPEGGHDAVHPDLGTIEDFDRFVRQANEQGLEIALDFALQCSPDHPWVHKHPEWFHHRADGTIAYAENPPKKYQDIYPIAFDPDLDGLVAETVRVLRHWMDHGVRIFRVDNPHTKPVVFWERVIADINATGPDVIFLAEAFTRPAMMHTLAQIGFQQSYTYFTWRTTKEELTEYLTELSGEAASYMRPNFFANTPDILPGHLQHGGRPAFALRAVLAATLSPTWGIYSGYELAENTPLRAGGEEYLDSEKYQLKTRDWDSDDSLAPLITQLNTIRRRHPALQRVRNIRFHPTDNDAVIAYSKRTGDDTVLVVVNLDPHHTQEATVSLDMPQLGLDWHESLSVHDELTGRTYHWSGSNYVRLEPGRAPAHVFQVRRPTPQIGESRA, from the coding sequence ATGAGTTCCACCCCGGTCATCGGCCGTATCCCGGTACGGGACGTCCGCCCTGCCGTCGAGTCCGGCAGGCGCCCGGCGAAAGCGGTCGTGGGAGAGACCTTCGAGGTCACCGCCACGGTGTTCCGCGAAGGCCACGACGCGGTCGCCGCGAACGTCGTCCTCACCGACCCCGAGGGCAGGCACAGCCCGTGGACCCCGATGCGGGAGCAGGCGCCGGGCACCGACCGCTGGGGCGCCGAGGTCACTCCGGACGTCGAGGGGCACTGGACGTACCGCGTCGAGGCCTGGAGCGATCCGGTGAGCACCTGGCGGCACACCGCCCGCATCAAGGTGCCGGCCGGCCTCGACACGGGTCTGGTCCTGGAGGAGGGCGCCGAGCTGTACGCCCATGCGGCGGCGGGCGTCCCGGAGGGCCCGCAGCGCGTGGTGCTGCTGGCCGCGGCGAAGACGCTCGCCGACGACTCGCTGCCGGTCGCCACCCGTCTGGCGGGGGCGCTGACCCCTGCGGTCGACGCGGTGCTGGCGCGGTATCCGTTGCGGGAGTTGATCACGGCGTCGGAGACGTTGCCGCTGCTGGTGGAGCGGGAGCGGGCGTTGTTCGGCTCGTGGTACGAGTTCTTCCCTCGGTCCGAGGGCACGCCCGAGCAGCCGCACGGCACGTTCCGTACGGCGGCCAGGCGGCTGCCGGCGATCGCCGCGATGGGCTTCGACGTGGTCTATCTGCCGCCGATCCACCCGATCGGCACCACGTTCCGCAAGGGCCGCAACAACACCCTGTCCGCGGGTCCCGAGGATGTCGGGGTGCCGTGGGCGATCGGTTCGCCGGAGGGCGGCCACGACGCGGTCCACCCGGACCTGGGCACGATCGAGGACTTCGACCGGTTCGTCCGGCAGGCGAACGAGCAGGGCCTGGAGATCGCGCTGGACTTCGCCCTGCAGTGCTCCCCGGACCATCCGTGGGTGCACAAGCACCCGGAGTGGTTCCACCACCGCGCCGACGGCACCATCGCCTATGCGGAGAACCCGCCGAAGAAGTACCAGGACATCTATCCGATCGCCTTCGACCCCGATCTGGACGGGCTGGTCGCCGAGACCGTGCGGGTGCTGCGGCACTGGATGGACCACGGGGTGCGGATCTTCCGGGTGGACAACCCGCACACCAAGCCGGTCGTCTTCTGGGAACGCGTGATCGCCGACATCAACGCCACCGGTCCCGACGTGATCTTCCTGGCGGAGGCGTTCACCAGGCCGGCGATGATGCACACGCTGGCGCAGATCGGCTTCCAGCAGTCCTACACCTACTTCACCTGGCGCACCACCAAGGAAGAACTCACCGAGTACCTCACCGAGCTGTCGGGTGAGGCGGCCTCCTACATGCGGCCGAACTTCTTCGCCAACACCCCCGACATCCTGCCCGGGCACCTGCAGCACGGCGGCCGGCCCGCGTTCGCGCTGCGCGCGGTACTGGCCGCGACCCTCTCACCGACCTGGGGCATCTACTCCGGCTACGAACTCGCCGAGAACACCCCGCTGCGCGCGGGCGGCGAGGAATACCTCGACTCCGAGAAGTACCAGCTCAAGACCCGCGACTGGGACAGCGACGACTCCCTCGCCCCCCTCATCACCCAGCTCAACACCATCAGGCGACGCCACCCCGCGCTCCAACGCGTGCGGAACATCCGCTTCCACCCGACCGACAACGACGCGGTCATCGCCTACAGCAAGCGCACGGGCGACGACACGGTTCTGGTGGTCGTGAACCTCGACCCGCACCACACCCAGGAGGCGACGGTCTCGTTGGACATGCCGCAACTCGGTCTGGACTGGCACGAGTCCCTGTCCGTGCACGACGAACTGACGGGTCGGACCTACCACTGGAGCGGAAGCAACTATGTGCGCCTGGAGCCCGGCCGGGCTCCCGCGCACGTGTTCCAGGTCCGCAGGCCGACACCGCAGATCGGAGAGTCCAGAGCGTGA
- the treS gene encoding maltose alpha-D-glucosyltransferase — MTVNEPVHDTFEDTPARDRDPDWFKRAVFYEVLVRSFQDSNGDGVGDLRGLTAKLDYLQWLGVDCLWLPPFFKSPLRDGGYDVSDYTAVLPEFGDLADFVEFVDAAHQRGMRVIIDFVMNHTSDQHPWFQESRANPDGPYGDYYMWADDDKQYQDARIIFVDTEASNWSHDPVRGQYYFHRFFSHQPDLNYENPAVQEEILAALRFWLDLGIDGFRLDAVPYLYAAEGTNCENLPASHAFLKRVRKEIDAMYPDTVLLAEANQWPEDVVDYFGDYESGGDECHMAFHFPVMPRIFMAVRRESRYPVSEILAKTPAIPSNCQWGIFLRNHDELTLEMVSDEERDYMWAEYAKDPRMRANIGIRRRLAPLLDNDRNQIELFTALLLSLPGSPILYYGDEIGMGDNIWLGDRDAVRTPMQWTPDRNAGFSTADPGRLNLPIIMDPVYGHQVTNVEASMASPSSLLHWTRRMIEIRKQNPAFGLGTFTELPSSNPAVLAFLREYEDDLVLCVHNFSRFAQPTELDLREFDGLHPVELFGGVRFPAVGELPYLLTLGGHGFYWFRLTRVASRIGRRL, encoded by the coding sequence GTGACTGTCAACGAGCCCGTCCACGACACCTTCGAGGACACCCCGGCCAGGGACCGCGACCCCGACTGGTTCAAACGAGCCGTCTTCTACGAGGTCCTGGTCCGTTCCTTTCAGGACAGCAACGGCGACGGGGTCGGCGACCTCAGGGGCCTGACCGCCAAGCTGGACTATCTGCAGTGGCTCGGTGTCGACTGCCTGTGGCTGCCGCCGTTCTTCAAGTCACCGCTGCGCGACGGCGGCTACGACGTCTCCGACTACACCGCCGTGCTGCCGGAGTTCGGTGACCTCGCCGACTTCGTGGAGTTCGTCGACGCCGCCCATCAGCGCGGCATGCGCGTGATCATCGACTTCGTCATGAACCACACCAGCGACCAGCACCCGTGGTTCCAGGAGTCCCGCGCCAACCCCGACGGACCCTACGGCGACTACTACATGTGGGCCGACGACGACAAGCAGTACCAGGACGCACGGATCATCTTCGTCGACACCGAGGCCTCCAACTGGAGCCACGACCCGGTCCGCGGCCAGTACTACTTCCACCGCTTCTTCTCCCACCAGCCGGACCTCAACTACGAGAACCCGGCCGTCCAGGAGGAGATCCTGGCCGCCCTGCGCTTCTGGCTGGACCTGGGTATCGACGGCTTCCGCCTCGACGCCGTCCCCTACCTGTACGCGGCAGAGGGCACCAACTGCGAGAACCTGCCCGCCAGTCACGCGTTCCTGAAGCGGGTCCGCAAGGAGATCGACGCGATGTATCCGGACACCGTGCTGCTGGCGGAGGCGAACCAGTGGCCGGAGGACGTCGTCGACTACTTCGGCGACTACGAGTCCGGCGGCGACGAATGCCACATGGCCTTCCACTTCCCCGTCATGCCCCGCATCTTCATGGCCGTCCGCCGCGAATCGCGCTACCCCGTCTCGGAGATCCTCGCCAAGACCCCGGCGATCCCCTCCAACTGCCAGTGGGGCATCTTCCTGCGCAACCACGACGAGCTCACCCTCGAAATGGTCAGCGACGAGGAACGCGACTACATGTGGGCCGAATACGCCAAGGACCCGCGGATGCGCGCCAACATCGGCATCCGCCGGCGGCTGGCCCCCCTGCTCGACAACGACCGCAACCAGATCGAGCTCTTCACCGCCCTGCTCCTGTCCCTGCCCGGCTCGCCGATCCTCTACTACGGCGACGAGATCGGCATGGGCGACAACATCTGGCTCGGCGACCGCGACGCCGTACGCACCCCCATGCAGTGGACACCGGACCGTAACGCGGGCTTCTCCACGGCCGATCCGGGGCGACTCAACCTGCCGATCATCATGGACCCGGTGTACGGGCACCAGGTCACCAACGTCGAGGCGTCGATGGCGTCGCCCTCCTCGCTGCTGCACTGGACCCGCCGGATGATCGAGATCCGCAAGCAGAACCCGGCCTTCGGGCTCGGGACCTTCACCGAACTGCCGTCCTCCAACCCCGCGGTGCTCGCGTTCCTGAGGGAGTACGAGGACGACCTGGTCCTGTGCGTGCACAACTTCTCCCGGTTCGCCCAGCCGACGGAACTGGACCTCCGTGAGTTCGACGGCCTGCACCCGGTCGAGCTGTTCGGCGGGGTCCGCTTCCCGGCGGTCGGTGAGCTGCCGTACCTGCTCACCCTCGGCGGGCACGGCTTCTACTGGTTCCGGCTCACCCGAGTCGCATCCCGCATCGGCCGACGCCTTTGA